One Niabella beijingensis DNA window includes the following coding sequences:
- a CDS encoding nuclease-related domain-containing protein, translated as MIWFVLLVLVGFFIFIKIRDEKLLNTVTRSYRGTKTERDLVLKLLKYGLPAEMLFHDLYISKGNGKFSQIDLVAITGVGVIVFEIKKISGWIFGNGRQSQWTQVLAYGKEKYRFYNPIMQNNTHIEVLRKQLNQLGDVPFYSIVVFYGDCVLKDVSFVPNGTFLVKPPRVLEVLKVIMRNNTPIYYTNINEVLMMLKQAMENGENIETQNRHIENIKDMLGKDRIFD; from the coding sequence ATGATATGGTTCGTTTTACTTGTATTGGTTGGCTTCTTTATCTTTATTAAGATACGGGATGAAAAATTATTAAATACCGTTACAAGATCATATAGGGGCACCAAAACGGAAAGAGATTTAGTATTGAAGCTTTTGAAGTATGGGCTACCAGCAGAAATGCTTTTTCATGATCTCTATATAAGCAAGGGCAATGGTAAATTCTCTCAAATTGATTTGGTTGCCATTACAGGAGTAGGGGTTATTGTATTTGAAATAAAAAAAATCAGCGGCTGGATCTTTGGCAATGGGCGTCAATCACAATGGACTCAAGTATTGGCGTATGGCAAAGAAAAGTACCGGTTTTATAACCCCATAATGCAAAACAATACGCATATTGAAGTGCTAAGGAAGCAACTGAACCAATTGGGCGATGTTCCGTTTTATTCGATTGTGGTGTTTTATGGCGACTGCGTATTGAAGGATGTTAGCTTTGTGCCAAATGGAACGTTCCTTGTAAAGCCACCTCGGGTATTAGAGGTGCTAAAAGTTATAATGAGAAATAATACCCCCATTTATTACACTAACATAAATGAAGTGCTTATGATGCTAAAACAAGCGATGGAAAACGGAGAAAATATAGAAACTCAAAACCGGCATATTGAAAACATTAAAGACATGTTGGGCAAGGATCGAATATTTGATTAA
- a CDS encoding AbiH family protein has translation MKKNRLIIIGNGFDIAHGLKTKYSDFIDWLLCSSYNRYEQNNYCHEDDGFCFGNKHAGNRYFIRDKSDITAKEVHAIMKTRSDFFVIKNNFLSQLISKVYDEKKWVDIESTYFIRLLQSFQNYNYAYPYHEAQNESVLNLIRKLHKELDYIMGKLAEYLEIVNAGINEDNLLHDPRANISNVLAPDKEVKTMYLNFNYTDTIIKKSYGYESEVNYIHGRLGYRDNPIVFGYGDEATEEIQRLEHLGVNEYLRKLKSFAYLKAPNYKKLLSFIDSEPFEVHIIGHSCGITDRALLKEIFEHKNCDSIRVFFYVRENGTDSFEETTLEISRHFSNKQLMRRKLVNKDNMDYIPQFKG, from the coding sequence ATGAAGAAGAATAGACTAATAATAATAGGTAATGGTTTTGATATTGCACATGGATTAAAAACGAAATATTCTGATTTCATTGACTGGTTATTGTGTAGCTCCTATAATAGATACGAGCAAAACAATTATTGCCATGAGGACGATGGTTTTTGTTTTGGGAATAAGCACGCAGGAAATCGTTATTTCATTCGAGATAAAAGCGATATTACTGCCAAAGAAGTTCATGCAATTATGAAAACCCGTTCCGACTTTTTTGTCATCAAAAACAATTTTCTCAGCCAATTAATTTCTAAAGTTTATGATGAAAAGAAATGGGTTGATATTGAATCTACGTATTTTATAAGACTGCTTCAGTCGTTTCAAAATTATAATTATGCTTATCCCTACCATGAAGCTCAAAATGAAAGCGTTTTAAATTTGATACGTAAGCTGCATAAAGAATTGGATTATATTATGGGCAAACTGGCTGAATATTTAGAAATCGTAAATGCCGGAATTAATGAAGATAACCTGTTGCATGATCCCAGGGCCAATATTTCAAATGTGTTAGCACCCGATAAGGAAGTAAAGACAATGTATCTAAACTTTAACTATACAGATACCATAATAAAAAAATCCTATGGGTATGAAAGTGAAGTTAATTACATTCATGGCCGCCTTGGGTATAGGGATAATCCAATTGTTTTTGGATATGGAGATGAAGCTACTGAAGAAATTCAAAGATTGGAGCACCTGGGCGTGAATGAGTACTTGAGAAAACTCAAATCGTTTGCTTATCTCAAGGCTCCGAACTACAAAAAACTGTTATCATTTATCGATTCAGAGCCATTTGAGGTGCATATTATCGGGCACTCTTGTGGCATTACTGATCGGGCATTGCTTAAAGAAATTTTTGAACATAAAAATTGTGATAGCATTAGAGTCTTTTTCTACGTAAGAGAAAATGGTACGGATAGTTTTGAAGAAACGACTCTTGAAATCTCCCGGCATTTTTCGAATAAGCAATTAATGCGACGCAAACTAGTGAATAAGGATAATATGGACTATATACCGCAGTTCAAGGGCTGA
- a CDS encoding helix-turn-helix domain-containing protein, producing the protein MTNTDAMEKKIHEGRNVKRFREMLGIKQDALAADLGDDWNQQKISLLEQKQTIDAALLQQISAALKIPAEAIQNFDEEQAVNVIASTFNDNAQVGGVINNYNPVDAVLKLHEEKMALYERMLKEKDEMMVRLERLIEGK; encoded by the coding sequence ATGACAAATACAGATGCTATGGAGAAAAAGATACACGAAGGCCGTAATGTAAAGCGTTTTCGCGAAATGCTGGGCATCAAGCAGGATGCCCTGGCTGCCGATCTGGGCGATGACTGGAACCAGCAAAAAATTTCCCTGCTGGAGCAAAAACAAACCATCGATGCCGCCCTGCTGCAACAGATCTCCGCCGCCCTTAAAATACCCGCCGAAGCCATCCAGAATTTTGACGAGGAACAGGCGGTGAATGTGATAGCGAGCACGTTCAACGACAATGCTCAAGTAGGCGGTGTAATCAATAACTACAATCCTGTTGATGCTGTCTTAAAACTCCATGAAGAAAAGATGGCTTTGTACGAAAGGATGCTAAAGGAGAAGGATGAAATGATGGTGCGGTTGGAAAGGTTGATTGAGGGGAAGTAA
- a CDS encoding UvrD-helicase domain-containing protein, which yields MFYWDKGDLNQEQEDAILHPESVLLIACPGSGKTRTLTYKIAYELSRLKSIKEYVIAITYTNNAADEIKERVELLGVDTSQLWIGTIHSFCSEWILRPYYLYHNRLKDGFRIINSHESEKILTTLCRPYQDQRITFWDCGILAKPDNLYLTCLDTNKHEALQEIYSEYFKILEENHQIDFEQILFYSYQILLEKPIIADVLCKLFPFILIDEYQDTKEIQYHIISKILVANKGCSKTLIVGDPNQSIYQSLGGYPMPKADLETLLGFELKELGLTQNYRSSEKIITYFEYYKTYANTIVASGKTKDYDSIISYNSVVSVNDLIEEIARLLLFNINEKGISPNEICIAAPQWVHIASITRRLMVRLPDYSFDGPGMAPFSRDIDNFWFKVSRIVLTEPSPFMYVRRLRWSREVLHDLGAAGIDVSDLTSKSFLSICNGIDFDEKDGLNYLRLFFAELCRQLTINLEHFSTLQEHYDSFFESSQARIQRLIHEGNPYIGDIENFRKVFKQKDGITVSTLHGIKGEEYDTMIGFALLNDLVPHFNDPNGNENSKKLLYVLASRAKKHLHIISETGRRITRFNPSGLLPTPHLRSYSYQYDNF from the coding sequence ATGTTTTATTGGGATAAAGGTGATTTAAATCAAGAGCAAGAGGATGCGATTCTACATCCTGAAAGCGTTTTGTTGATTGCATGTCCCGGCAGTGGAAAGACAAGGACTTTGACTTATAAAATAGCTTATGAATTAAGCAGGCTTAAATCGATAAAAGAATATGTAATTGCGATTACTTACACCAACAATGCTGCAGACGAAATAAAGGAAAGAGTTGAGCTACTGGGAGTAGATACAAGTCAATTGTGGATAGGTACTATCCACTCTTTTTGCTCAGAATGGATTTTACGCCCATACTATCTCTATCATAATCGTTTAAAAGATGGCTTTAGGATCATTAACTCGCATGAATCTGAAAAAATACTTACGACTTTATGTCGGCCATATCAAGACCAAAGAATTACATTTTGGGATTGTGGGATTTTAGCAAAACCTGATAATCTCTATCTAACTTGCCTTGATACCAATAAACATGAAGCACTTCAAGAAATCTATTCAGAATATTTTAAAATTCTCGAAGAAAATCACCAAATTGATTTTGAGCAAATCCTATTTTATTCTTACCAAATCTTGCTGGAAAAGCCAATTATCGCCGATGTATTATGCAAGTTGTTCCCTTTCATACTAATTGACGAATACCAGGACACAAAAGAGATACAATATCACATCATTTCAAAAATATTGGTCGCAAATAAAGGCTGCTCTAAGACACTAATTGTAGGAGATCCCAATCAATCCATATATCAATCGTTAGGAGGCTATCCTATGCCTAAAGCCGATTTGGAAACACTATTAGGGTTTGAATTAAAAGAGTTGGGCTTAACACAAAATTATAGGTCATCTGAAAAAATTATTACTTATTTCGAGTATTATAAAACTTATGCCAATACCATTGTTGCTTCAGGAAAAACCAAAGATTATGACAGCATTATTAGCTATAATTCTGTAGTATCTGTTAATGACTTGATTGAAGAAATTGCCCGACTGTTATTATTCAACATAAACGAAAAAGGGATTTCTCCAAATGAGATTTGTATCGCGGCTCCGCAATGGGTTCATATTGCAAGTATCACCAGGCGCTTGATGGTGAGGTTACCTGATTATAGCTTTGATGGCCCTGGAATGGCACCTTTTTCCAGAGATATTGATAATTTTTGGTTCAAAGTATCCAGAATTGTATTGACAGAGCCATCTCCTTTTATGTATGTGCGAAGGTTAAGATGGAGTAGAGAAGTGCTGCATGATCTAGGTGCAGCAGGCATAGATGTTTCTGACTTAACGAGCAAAAGCTTTTTATCTATTTGTAATGGTATTGATTTTGATGAAAAGGATGGCTTGAATTATCTGAGGTTATTTTTTGCTGAACTATGCCGACAGTTAACTATCAATCTGGAACATTTCTCAACGCTACAGGAACATTATGATTCGTTTTTTGAAAGTTCACAGGCCAGAATACAGCGGCTTATCCATGAAGGAAATCCTTACATTGGTGATATTGAGAACTTTCGAAAAGTCTTCAAGCAAAAAGATGGAATAACCGTTTCGACGCTTCATGGAATAAAAGGAGAAGAATATGACACTATGATTGGCTTTGCATTGCTGAATGATCTTGTTCCTCATTTTAATGATCCCAATGGAAATGAAAACTCAAAGAAATTATTATATGTGTTAGCATCAAGAGCCAAAAAGCATTTACACATAATATCCGAAACTGGAAGAAGAATAACTCGGTTTAATCCTTCGGGTTTATTGCCAACACCTCATTTACGAAGCTACAGTTACCAATATGATAATTTTTAG
- a CDS encoding ATP-dependent nuclease: MYISKVSLVNYRNFLNAKFLFKEGINTIIGENGSGKTNLFRAIRLLLEDASLQYSYKLSESDFNRALGNWKGHWIIISIEFDKINNEEAIQALFVHGAGVIGEAHVEKASYNLFFRPKADIRQRLSELTAGDTEGLNAILEPLTIKDNYETFFTGKSTADFNDPQVYKQLVGDFEEVIFPATIDASLFGAKIPHQLSVSKEISFTFIQALRDVISDFHNNRTNPLLTLLKNKSGEIKEEDYQPISDLVKQLNESIESLDDVENIRKDIRTTIQDAVGQTYSPSSLSIRSSVPSEADKLLQSLKLFIGEPDEAYEGGIHELSLGGANLIFLTLKLLEFKYQKSNDTFANFLIIEEPEAHIHNHIQKTLFDKLDYGDTQIMYSTHSTQISEVSNVEKINILAKKMNNAEVYQPSTRLGAESISEIQRYLDAVRTNLLFAKGVILVEGDAEEILIPQMIKKAFGVSLDELGISLINIRSTGFTNVAQLFHNDRIQRKCSIVTDLDEAICDTTILEGDDEPLKKYKNRVAQSKKKGLERKVILDTFIHGNNWINTFYADYTFEVDFIQKGNDFEVVNIIDKVYTHPGVRQQSKEDLESDDVAVYGKRVLTMAKQEGKGWFAILLANEIFWRTNIPEYIIDAVVFAKDSFSNHVIADIVDYRIRKNLEEDDSLDFTACNAILEQYRKGEVELETVIKGIEDVIADDQIVTLLKSIELNVLLG; encoded by the coding sequence ATGTACATTTCAAAAGTTAGTTTAGTTAATTATAGAAACTTCTTGAATGCCAAGTTTCTTTTTAAAGAGGGGATAAATACAATTATTGGAGAAAATGGTTCTGGTAAGACAAATCTTTTTAGAGCAATTCGGTTATTATTAGAAGATGCGTCCTTGCAATATTCCTACAAACTTTCGGAAAGTGATTTTAATCGAGCATTGGGAAATTGGAAAGGCCATTGGATTATTATTAGTATTGAATTTGATAAGATAAATAATGAGGAAGCTATTCAAGCATTATTTGTTCATGGTGCAGGGGTAATTGGGGAAGCTCATGTTGAGAAGGCTAGCTATAACTTATTTTTCCGACCTAAGGCTGATATAAGACAACGGTTGTCAGAATTGACTGCTGGGGATACGGAAGGGTTAAATGCCATTTTAGAACCATTAACAATAAAAGATAATTACGAAACATTTTTTACAGGAAAGAGTACTGCTGATTTCAATGATCCACAAGTGTATAAGCAGCTTGTTGGCGATTTCGAAGAAGTGATTTTTCCGGCGACAATTGACGCTTCCTTATTTGGTGCGAAAATCCCTCATCAACTTTCGGTTTCAAAAGAAATCTCGTTTACATTCATTCAAGCTTTACGAGACGTTATCAGCGATTTTCACAATAATCGAACAAACCCTTTGTTAACCCTATTAAAGAATAAAAGTGGGGAAATAAAAGAGGAAGATTACCAACCTATTAGTGATTTGGTAAAACAGTTAAATGAAAGCATAGAATCGCTTGATGATGTTGAGAATATCAGAAAAGATATAAGAACCACAATACAAGATGCGGTAGGGCAAACCTATTCTCCTTCCTCTCTTTCTATTAGATCAAGTGTGCCTAGTGAGGCCGATAAACTATTACAATCGTTAAAACTCTTTATTGGCGAACCCGATGAGGCCTATGAAGGAGGAATACATGAACTAAGCCTAGGTGGAGCAAATTTAATATTTCTAACATTAAAACTATTGGAATTTAAGTATCAAAAATCGAATGATACTTTTGCCAATTTTTTAATAATAGAAGAGCCTGAAGCACATATTCACAATCACATACAAAAGACATTGTTTGATAAGTTAGACTATGGGGATACACAAATAATGTATTCAACTCATTCGACTCAAATATCTGAAGTAAGTAATGTCGAGAAGATTAACATCTTGGCAAAAAAGATGAATAATGCTGAGGTATATCAGCCCTCAACCAGATTAGGAGCGGAAAGCATTAGTGAAATCCAACGTTATCTAGATGCAGTGAGAACAAATTTATTATTTGCAAAAGGAGTAATATTAGTAGAAGGTGATGCAGAAGAAATACTAATCCCTCAAATGATTAAAAAGGCGTTTGGCGTTAGCTTGGATGAGTTAGGAATAAGCCTAATTAATATCAGAAGTACTGGATTTACCAATGTAGCGCAGCTTTTCCATAATGACAGGATACAGAGAAAATGTAGTATTGTAACAGACTTGGATGAAGCTATTTGTGATACAACTATTTTGGAGGGAGATGATGAGCCGCTTAAGAAGTATAAAAATCGAGTAGCACAATCAAAGAAAAAAGGGTTAGAACGTAAAGTAATATTAGATACGTTTATTCATGGCAATAATTGGATTAATACTTTTTATGCTGATTATACCTTTGAGGTAGATTTTATACAAAAAGGGAACGATTTTGAAGTTGTAAATATTATTGACAAGGTATATACTCATCCTGGCGTACGTCAGCAATCAAAGGAAGATTTAGAATCAGATGATGTTGCCGTTTATGGCAAACGTGTTTTAACAATGGCAAAGCAAGAGGGCAAAGGTTGGTTTGCTATTTTGCTTGCAAATGAAATTTTTTGGCGTACTAACATACCAGAATATATTATTGATGCTGTGGTTTTTGCTAAAGACTCATTTTCAAATCACGTTATTGCCGATATAGTTGATTACAGGATCAGGAAAAACCTAGAGGAAGATGATTCCCTGGATTTCACAGCTTGTAATGCCATTTTAGAACAATATAGAAAAGGAGAAGTTGAGTTGGAAACAGTAATTAAAGGAATAGAAGATGTTATTGCTGATGATCAAATTGTAACCTTACTTAAAAGTATTGAACTAAATGTTTTATTGGGATAA
- a CDS encoding HNH endonuclease: MKSSLVKLFYEACLSASGANSKGLFFRIFKALQQYIMADNTIQGQAPPLPFKLNETLQRAIIHDRYGGNRQAGISTPAGHPYIFIFSGATGQQHGYKDQWENDDVFSYTGEGQTGDMQLAKGNLALAEHLNTGKRVFLFEYVQRGYVQYKGELELIEYDYFTAPDRDGQQRTAIKFFFKRKGTTLLYEPELEGIMVKDPPPKQQTIPPNETERKGLVTSRIGQGAYRKSVLHRWRFACAVTGYTKHEILIASHIVPWRDANNLERLDVHNGILLSPVYDALFDQHLISFENNGKIILSPALRASAYDKIGVTGRETIKNLSVENHRYLERHRNEIK, translated from the coding sequence TTGAAATCTTCCTTAGTTAAATTATTTTATGAGGCCTGCCTTTCGGCTTCCGGAGCCAACAGTAAGGGTCTATTTTTCCGTATCTTTAAGGCGCTACAGCAATACATTATGGCGGATAATACCATACAGGGGCAGGCCCCTCCACTTCCTTTTAAACTCAACGAAACCCTACAACGGGCTATAATACATGATAGGTATGGTGGCAATCGGCAGGCAGGCATATCCACCCCGGCCGGCCACCCGTATATCTTTATTTTTTCAGGGGCTACGGGCCAGCAGCACGGCTATAAAGACCAATGGGAAAACGACGATGTGTTTTCCTACACCGGAGAGGGCCAAACGGGCGATATGCAACTGGCAAAGGGCAATTTGGCATTAGCCGAACACTTAAATACCGGCAAAAGGGTATTTCTGTTTGAGTATGTGCAGCGAGGCTATGTACAGTACAAGGGCGAGCTGGAACTAATAGAATACGATTATTTTACCGCTCCGGACCGAGACGGCCAACAGCGCACGGCCATAAAGTTCTTTTTTAAAAGAAAAGGCACTACTCTACTCTATGAACCGGAGCTAGAAGGGATCATGGTAAAGGACCCGCCCCCAAAGCAACAGACCATTCCACCCAATGAAACCGAGCGCAAGGGTTTGGTTACCTCCCGTATTGGTCAGGGCGCTTATCGCAAAAGCGTATTGCATCGCTGGCGGTTTGCCTGTGCCGTTACCGGCTATACAAAACATGAGATATTGATTGCCTCCCATATTGTGCCCTGGCGGGATGCCAACAACCTGGAGCGGCTGGATGTGCACAACGGCATTTTGCTATCCCCGGTGTATGATGCCTTGTTTGACCAACACCTGATTAGTTTTGAAAACAATGGGAAAATCATCCTGTCCCCCGCGCTGCGCGCCAGCGCTTATGATAAAATTGGTGTTACCGGCCGGGAAACCATTAAAAACCTGTCGGTAGAAAATCATCGTTATTTGGAGCGGCATAGAAATGAGATAAAATAG
- a CDS encoding DUF2357 domain-containing protein encodes MKTLSSIELHLDQVAPGLRLYIDARKPDTLFDGEEDAAEHNEARYQLMEGFFYDYAFNHPGYQLGDVGENIIIPHKRNTHTGTLAPNIFTGTLTIPILSNHQPEPVTSIELEVQSTKTSYRNDYRDMLELITEKCTDLLLQSNAPAAHYFDIDYTKNSQTLYQKFAFIKSVIGTDEFAEAIHRIVTAPVTQWADAPEPRDVRQLRRLSNTHVKELLKGGSPAILPESLKKAGFHSLPRRIAATRKTDAVDTPENRFVKHALEVFLQFCTEVHNVAAPQSKLYKESLLLIRTLEGFLHHSLFAKISAPTTLRLNSPVLQRKEGYREVLRTWLLFDAAARLVWTGGDDVYQGGKKDVATLYEYWLFFKLLSLFQSLFQLNAEDISQLIEKTEDGLNLRLKQGRHYPVKGVYDAGSRKLSIRFSYNRSFSGSKSYPDAGSWTMHMRPDYTLSFWPAGITEAEAELQELIVHIHFDAKYKIDHLNKFLEPSSNAALAQEKKDNSKGIYKNADLLKMHAYKDAIRRTGGAYVLYPGHKDLTRKGFHEILPGLGAFPVRPSKTEDGTGALKAFITAIIDHFINRSSQREKWAYHTFDVFRQKPGEDNILNEPLPEPYGANRDLLPDDSFVLIGYYKSAEQLAWIRQHHLYNFRTGSGAGGLVLDAPTVSARYLLLHTAGQQQSGELWKIISKGPQVFSRQELVDKNYPSPTQSHYLVIRLAPVPEPELHHLQWHFKNLPNYTSGRASAVPFTATLAQFMKVVQGRE; translated from the coding sequence ATGAAAACCCTGTCTTCCATAGAACTCCATTTGGATCAGGTAGCTCCCGGTCTGCGCCTGTACATTGATGCCCGCAAACCGGATACCCTGTTTGACGGGGAGGAGGATGCGGCCGAACATAACGAAGCGCGGTACCAGCTGATGGAAGGTTTTTTTTATGATTATGCGTTCAACCATCCCGGTTACCAGCTGGGCGATGTGGGGGAGAATATCATCATCCCGCATAAAAGAAATACACATACGGGTACCCTAGCGCCAAATATTTTTACGGGCACGCTCACCATTCCTATATTATCCAACCACCAGCCGGAGCCGGTTACAAGCATCGAGCTGGAAGTTCAGTCCACCAAAACCAGCTACCGCAACGATTACCGGGATATGCTGGAGCTGATCACCGAAAAATGTACCGACCTGCTGTTGCAGTCCAACGCGCCGGCCGCGCATTATTTCGACATTGATTATACAAAAAACAGCCAGACCCTTTATCAAAAATTTGCGTTCATCAAATCGGTGATCGGTACAGATGAGTTTGCCGAAGCCATTCACCGCATTGTTACGGCACCCGTTACCCAATGGGCAGACGCGCCGGAACCGCGGGATGTACGCCAGCTGCGCCGTCTCTCCAACACGCATGTAAAGGAGCTATTAAAAGGCGGCAGTCCGGCCATCCTCCCGGAGTCCTTAAAAAAAGCCGGGTTCCACAGCCTGCCCCGGCGCATTGCGGCCACGCGCAAAACAGACGCGGTGGATACACCGGAGAACCGTTTTGTAAAACATGCGCTGGAAGTGTTCTTACAATTTTGTACGGAGGTGCACAACGTGGCGGCTCCGCAAAGCAAGCTGTATAAGGAATCGCTCTTGCTCATCCGCACGCTGGAAGGTTTTTTGCACCACAGCCTCTTTGCAAAAATTTCCGCACCCACCACGCTCCGGCTCAACAGTCCGGTATTGCAACGCAAGGAGGGCTACCGGGAGGTGCTGCGCACCTGGCTGTTGTTTGATGCAGCGGCGCGACTGGTGTGGACGGGCGGCGATGATGTGTACCAGGGTGGTAAAAAAGATGTGGCCACGCTGTATGAGTACTGGCTGTTCTTTAAGCTGCTGTCGCTCTTTCAGTCCCTGTTCCAGTTAAACGCGGAGGATATCAGCCAGCTTATCGAAAAAACGGAAGACGGGCTCAACCTGCGGCTCAAACAGGGCCGGCATTATCCCGTAAAAGGGGTGTACGATGCGGGTAGTCGTAAGCTGTCCATCCGCTTTAGCTACAACCGTTCCTTTAGCGGCAGCAAATCCTACCCGGATGCCGGCAGCTGGACCATGCACATGCGGCCGGACTATACGCTTTCCTTCTGGCCCGCGGGCATTACCGAGGCGGAGGCCGAGCTGCAGGAGCTCATCGTGCACATACATTTTGATGCCAAGTATAAGATTGATCACCTCAATAAATTTTTAGAGCCTTCCTCCAACGCTGCGCTGGCGCAGGAAAAAAAGGACAACAGCAAGGGCATTTATAAAAATGCCGACCTGCTTAAAATGCATGCGTATAAGGATGCCATCCGGCGCACGGGTGGGGCCTATGTGCTGTACCCGGGGCATAAGGACCTTACCCGCAAGGGTTTTCATGAAATACTGCCCGGACTGGGCGCCTTCCCGGTGCGGCCTTCCAAAACGGAGGATGGCACCGGCGCCTTAAAAGCCTTTATCACGGCCATTATCGATCATTTTATCAACCGCAGTTCCCAGCGGGAAAAATGGGCCTATCATACTTTTGACGTATTCAGGCAAAAGCCGGGGGAAGACAACATACTCAACGAGCCCTTGCCGGAGCCCTACGGCGCCAACCGGGATCTGTTGCCGGACGATAGTTTTGTGCTCATCGGCTATTATAAATCGGCCGAGCAGCTGGCCTGGATCCGGCAGCATCACCTGTACAATTTCAGGACCGGCAGCGGGGCAGGGGGCCTGGTGCTGGATGCGCCCACCGTAAGCGCCCGGTATCTGCTGTTGCATACCGCCGGGCAGCAGCAGTCCGGCGAGCTGTGGAAGATCATCAGTAAGGGTCCGCAGGTCTTTTCCCGGCAGGAGCTGGTGGACAAAAACTATCCTTCCCCCACGCAATCCCATTACCTGGTCATCCGCCTGGCGCCCGTGCCGGAGCCGGAGTTGCACCACCTGCAATGGCATTTTAAAAACCTGCCCAACTATACATCCGGCAGGGCCTCCGCGGTTCCCTTTACCGCCACCCTGGCGCAGTTCATGAAGGTGGTACAGGGCAGGGAGTAG
- a CDS encoding DUF4262 domain-containing protein, with product MADIEQYGLAVIMLDATDYLPSFAYSIGLWRTFQHPEIICFGLTIKTLGQLINDVADVVRNGHIIETNRDYADFFEKGRAQFVPVDKRNLGDYFGTAMDIYDTDDFPALQFVWADRNDRFPWEKDFEEEFSYRQPLLDRNADFKFREAKNLAVFTTKQWIAQHKPIIRVIHDADGDWQFLTADEHSTENIKIVALEELVLRDNTVNEIFNLEFGEQAERGFIGDQWIRDKFEYDDEEIDDTHD from the coding sequence ATGGCAGACATTGAACAATACGGACTTGCAGTTATTATGCTGGATGCCACCGATTATTTACCATCCTTTGCATATAGCATTGGCTTATGGCGTACATTTCAACACCCGGAAATTATTTGCTTCGGCTTAACCATAAAGACATTGGGCCAGCTTATCAATGATGTAGCTGATGTGGTGAGGAACGGGCACATCATTGAAACAAACAGGGATTATGCCGATTTCTTTGAAAAAGGGCGGGCCCAGTTTGTTCCGGTTGATAAAAGGAATTTGGGCGATTATTTTGGTACCGCAATGGATATTTACGATACGGATGATTTTCCTGCGCTGCAATTTGTTTGGGCGGACCGGAATGACAGATTTCCCTGGGAAAAAGATTTTGAAGAGGAATTCAGCTACCGGCAACCGCTGCTGGATCGGAATGCGGATTTTAAATTCCGGGAGGCAAAAAATCTTGCAGTATTTACCACCAAACAATGGATAGCGCAGCACAAGCCCATTATCCGTGTAATTCATGATGCAGACGGCGACTGGCAGTTTTTAACGGCCGATGAACATTCCACCGAAAATATAAAGATTGTGGCATTAGAGGAGCTTGTTTTAAGAGACAACACCGTGAACGAGATCTTTAACCTGGAATTTGGAGAACAGGCGGAACGGGGATTTATAGGCGATCAATGGATCCGGGATAAATTTGAATACGATGATGAGGAAATAGATGATACTCACGATTAG